The proteins below come from a single Dermacentor albipictus isolate Rhodes 1998 colony chromosome 7, USDA_Dalb.pri_finalv2, whole genome shotgun sequence genomic window:
- the LOC139047539 gene encoding globin-like yields the protein MCRGPTGEQQRAFEVKPAIDNYSRKGVLDKRTGITKREKALLRDTWHKFCQKNPDFGSLVLLAMFTRHPEHQALFTSFHGRDLRLLRDDAKFWAFAAVVGRQLSAVVDSVDDNDALSELVHKNATDHAQRKGVLAEYFEDFYSATLGEIIESNKSAMTPAAATAWEKSFETLSTITKHVFFEAAKAAQAAKEAEEAKAARAAPGATSPPHEQGTLSPDQLSSAKASALASPVQAVNPAAQKTTSPLAIQSVIKGARSDRKPIWRSGIKKRSKPPK from the exons ATGTGCCGCGGGCCTACAGGTGAGCAACAAAGAGCGTTCGAGGTCAAGCCAGCCATAGACAACTACTCCCGCAAGGGCGTTCTGGACAAGCGCACGGGCATTACTAAGCGCGAAAAGGCGCTGCTGCGCGACACCTGGCACAAGTTCTGCCAGAAGAACCCGGACTTCGGCAGCCTGGTGCTGCTGGCCATGTTCACCCGGCACCCGGAGCATCAGGCACTGTTCACCAGCTTCCACGGTCGCGATTTGCGCCTCCTGCGCGACGACGCCAAGTTCTGGGCGTTCGCCGCCGTGGTTGGCCGCCAGCTGAGTGCCGTGGTCGACTCCGTGGACGACAACGACGCCCTGTCCGAGTTGGTGCACAAGAACGCGACCGACCACGCCCAGCGGAAGGGGGTGCTCGCGGAATACTTTGAGGACTTCTACTCCGCCACGTTGGGCGAGATTATCGAGAGCAACAAGTCGGCCATGACGCCCGCCGCTGCCACCGCCTGGGAGAAGTCCTTTGAG ACACTGAGCACGATCACAAAACACGTCTTCTTCGAGGCTGCCAAGGCTGCCCAGGCTGCCAAGGAGGCCGAGGAAGCCAAGGCTGCGAGGGCGGCCCCGGGAGCTACGTCTCCGCCCCACGAGCAGGGGACTTTGTCGCCTGACCAGCTGTCATCGGCCAAGGCCTCCGCCCTGGCGAGCCCCGTGCAGGCGGTCAATCCCGCGGCCCAGAAAACCACGAGCCCACTGGCTATACAGAGCGTCATAAAGGGGGCCCGCTCAGACCGCAAGCCGATCTGGAGGAGTGGGATCAAGAAGCGCAGCAAGCCACCAAAATGA